One Nostoc sp. CENA543 genomic window, TCACTGGCTTAGTCAGAAAATCGGTCGAGCCAACAACTTTAGCACGTACTCTATCTAATAACCCGTCATTACCTGTTAAAATAATTACCGGGGTATTAGTAAAAGCTGAAATGCGGCGCAACTGGGTACAAATTTCATAGCCACTCGCAACAGGCATAATCAAATCTAAAAAGATTAAATCTGGTTTTTCTTGAATAAGAATGGGCAAGGCTTGCACCGCATCTTGAATCTGGACAAATCTCAATCCATGAGAAGTAATAATTTCTTCCAACATTTTACAAACTTGGGGACTATCATCTACACAAGCTATTAAGGGGGTGTAAACTTTTTTCGGTTGTGCAGAAATAGAGTCATTGGGTAATTGTGTGACAACTAAAGGTAAATCTGGTACTTTTACTAATTCAATAATACCTTTGAGGATATAAGGAAGTAGAGAACGAGATACAGGTAAAACATTTTGCTTCATTTTGGTGGCTAACTCTCGCAGAGTCAGTTTGCCATTAAATAGAGTGACAAAATTTTTGTATACTGGTGGACTGACTAGTTCCTGTAGCTGTTCTGGTCTTCTAATGACTGGTGCTAAGTCAGGAAAAACATTTGCTAAACCGGCTTGTGTCCATAGATTCCATGATTCTTGCATTTGTTTCATAGAAATATCTGCACTCGTGAAACTCATGGGTGCTTCTAAAATGACTTCTTGATTGCGTTCACACTTAACAGCTATAAAATTCGTTTGCTGGGCTAAGTCAAATAAAAGCTCTGCTAAGGTGTTCTCGACAATACTATTAATTTGCTCTCTTTGAATTCTTTGTTTTTTATATAGAATTTCTAAAAGTCGGTAATCCCAGTAACTCATTTCTACATCTTGTTGGC contains:
- a CDS encoding response regulator, whose translation is MESNNILDEFRTCTQLQYNGQLILSSQKGHQWTFYYRLGRIVWASGGTHPFRRWRRLMAQYCPQINVDKIQLRQQDVEMSYWDYRLLEILYKKQRIQREQINSIVENTLAELLFDLAQQTNFIAVKCERNQEVILEAPMSFTSADISMKQMQESWNLWTQAGLANVFPDLAPVIRRPEQLQELVSPPVYKNFVTLFNGKLTLRELATKMKQNVLPVSRSLLPYILKGIIELVKVPDLPLVVTQLPNDSISAQPKKVYTPLIACVDDSPQVCKMLEEIITSHGLRFVQIQDAVQALPILIQEKPDLIFLDLIMPVASGYEICTQLRRISAFTNTPVIILTGNDGLLDRVRAKVVGSTDFLTKPVNTDKVMSILRKYLPTKIASPIHSQSRLEAVPKDIA